One Micromonospora sp. FIMYZ51 genomic window carries:
- a CDS encoding NAD-dependent epimerase/dehydratase family protein, translated as MLRWFLPPTHQEWLVSVAFVTGSGGLIGSEAVRHFAGLGLDVVGIDNDMRQEFFGEEASTAWNVRRLTDELGGAYSHHSIDIRDRAALGALFKRYGRDVAVVIHTAAQPSHDWAVRDPFTDFDVNAAGTLNVLQNVREHCIEAAVIHCSTNKVYGDRPNSLPLVELETRWEIEPGHPYEQGIREDMSIDACLHSIFGASKVAADVMVQEYGRYFDMRTACFRGGTLTGPAHSATELHGFLGYVMRANMERRTYKIFGYQGKQVRDAIHSSDVVSAFEAFFRNPRSAAVYNLGGGRHSNTSNREAFALAEQITGQEMVTEYVAANRIGDHKWWIGSNEAFQADYPDWKQVYDVPMIMREIYEANMDKWVPAA; from the coding sequence ATGCTCCGATGGTTTCTGCCTCCGACGCACCAGGAGTGGCTCGTGAGTGTCGCGTTCGTGACCGGTTCGGGCGGGCTGATCGGCTCCGAGGCGGTCCGGCACTTCGCCGGCCTCGGCCTGGACGTCGTCGGCATCGACAACGACATGCGGCAGGAGTTCTTCGGCGAGGAGGCGTCCACCGCGTGGAACGTCCGCCGGCTGACCGACGAGCTGGGCGGGGCGTACTCGCATCACAGCATCGACATCCGCGACCGGGCCGCGCTCGGCGCGCTGTTCAAGCGGTACGGCCGGGACGTCGCCGTGGTGATCCACACCGCCGCGCAGCCCTCGCACGACTGGGCGGTCCGGGACCCGTTCACCGATTTCGACGTGAACGCCGCCGGCACCCTCAACGTCCTACAGAACGTCCGCGAGCACTGCATCGAGGCAGCGGTCATCCACTGCTCCACAAACAAGGTCTACGGCGACCGGCCGAACAGCCTGCCCCTGGTCGAGCTGGAGACCCGGTGGGAGATCGAGCCGGGCCACCCGTACGAGCAGGGCATCCGCGAGGACATGTCGATCGACGCCTGCCTGCATTCGATCTTCGGCGCCTCCAAGGTCGCCGCCGACGTGATGGTGCAGGAGTACGGTCGGTACTTCGACATGCGGACGGCCTGCTTCCGGGGCGGGACGCTCACCGGGCCGGCGCACTCGGCGACCGAGCTGCACGGCTTCCTCGGTTACGTGATGCGGGCCAACATGGAACGCCGGACGTACAAGATCTTCGGATACCAGGGCAAGCAGGTCCGGGACGCGATCCACAGCTCGGACGTGGTCTCCGCGTTCGAGGCGTTCTTCCGCAACCCGCGCTCGGCGGCGGTCTACAACCTCGGTGGCGGCCGGCACTCGAACACCTCCAACCGGGAGGCGTTCGCACTGGCCGAGCAGATCACCGGGCAGGAGATGGTGACCGAGTACGTGGCCGCCAACCGGATCGGTGACCACAAGTGGTGGATCGGTTCCAACGAGGCGTTCCAGGCCGACTACCCGGACTGGAAGCAGGTCTACGACGTACCAATGATCATGCGTGAGATCTACGAGGCCAACATGGACAAGTGGGTGCCGGCAGCGTGA